In Abyssicoccus albus, the following proteins share a genomic window:
- the rimI gene encoding ribosomal protein S18-alanine N-acetyltransferase produces the protein MATESIEIIPMRAGHLDKINVIEQQVFTSEAWPIKTYLYELKENQFAHYFSLLKDGLVIGYIGLWIVIDDAQITTFCIDRAYQGEGYGDKLLSHCIHYASMRCIRISLEVRESNHSAIRLYRKHGFVDGGVRKAYYGDGENALVMWRYLS, from the coding sequence GTCATTTAGATAAAATTAATGTAATTGAGCAACAAGTTTTCACATCGGAAGCTTGGCCTATTAAAACTTACTTATATGAATTGAAAGAGAATCAATTTGCGCACTACTTTTCTCTGTTAAAAGATGGATTGGTTATAGGATATATTGGACTTTGGATTGTGATAGATGATGCCCAAATTACAACGTTTTGTATTGATAGAGCATATCAAGGAGAGGGGTATGGTGATAAATTATTATCACATTGTATTCATTATGCATCAATGCGTTGTATTCGAATAAGTTTAGAAGTGAGAGAAAGTAATCACAGTGCGATTCGATTGTATAGAAAACACGGATTTGTAGACGGTGGAGTTCGTAAAGCATATTATGGAGACGGTGAAAATGCATTAGTCATGTGGAGGTATTTATCATAA
- the tsaD gene encoding tRNA (adenosine(37)-N6)-threonylcarbamoyltransferase complex transferase subunit TsaD encodes MMSESIIIAFESSCDETSVSVVKNGNEILSNVVASQVESHARFGGVVPEVASRHHVDNMLYVIDEAIQQANISIEDIDAVAVTKGPGLIGALLIGIQAAKSFAFVHNIPLIGVHHIAGHIHSVQFDYKVDYPAIALVISGGHTELVRMARQDHYEVIGDTQDDAIGEAFDKVARVLKLPYPGGPHMDRLAKEGRHRYDLPRPLMNDGTLNFSFSGLKSAVINLVHNCEQRGDKVIASDLAYDYHQAVIDILQKKINLAMEHYPETKSLIVAGGVAQNSHIRQALMESSERYDLNILFSRPSLCGDNAAMIGAAAHIKLINNQFESLSLNGQSQLNIEEETAE; translated from the coding sequence ATAATGAGTGAATCTATAATTATTGCCTTTGAATCAAGTTGTGACGAAACAAGTGTTTCAGTGGTAAAAAACGGAAATGAAATTTTATCAAATGTCGTTGCGAGCCAAGTTGAAAGTCATGCAAGATTTGGTGGCGTAGTACCAGAGGTTGCGAGTAGGCATCATGTTGATAACATGCTATATGTGATTGACGAAGCGATTCAACAGGCGAATATCTCGATAGAAGATATTGACGCTGTTGCAGTAACGAAAGGACCAGGTCTCATTGGAGCATTATTAATTGGTATTCAAGCAGCAAAAAGCTTTGCGTTTGTACATAACATTCCGTTAATTGGTGTGCATCATATTGCTGGTCATATTCATTCTGTTCAATTTGATTATAAAGTGGACTATCCTGCAATTGCATTGGTCATCTCAGGTGGCCATACTGAATTAGTTAGAATGGCGCGACAAGATCATTACGAAGTCATCGGAGATACTCAAGATGACGCCATCGGGGAAGCATTTGATAAAGTTGCTCGTGTATTAAAATTACCTTATCCTGGCGGTCCTCATATGGACCGTTTAGCGAAAGAAGGTCGTCATCGCTATGACTTACCAAGACCATTAATGAATGATGGAACATTGAACTTTAGTTTTAGTGGGTTGAAAAGTGCGGTGATTAATTTAGTTCATAATTGTGAACAACGAGGCGATAAAGTAATTGCTTCTGATTTAGCATATGATTATCATCAAGCAGTGATTGATATATTACAGAAGAAGATCAATCTTGCAATGGAACATTATCCAGAGACGAAATCATTAATTGTCGCTGGTGGTGTAGCTCAAAATAGTCACATAAGGCAAGCGTTAATGGAAAGTTCTGAAAGATATGATTTAAACATTTTATTTTCAAGACCAAGCTTATGTGGAGATAATGCTGCAATGATCGGCGCTGCAGCACATATTAAATTGATAAATAATCAGTTTGAATCATTGTCATTGAATGGTCAGTCACAATTGAATATAGAAGAGGAAACAGCAGAGTAA